Proteins from a genomic interval of Bifidobacteriaceae bacterium:
- a CDS encoding type I-E CRISPR-associated protein Cas6/Cse3/CasE, with amino-acid sequence MPKAQDEPWTSRRIHDVSMSLFPDRIPAPNARSYAGVLCQVVGHSLFVQSTIAPTKVPKGFHLRGPRRWNPSPGRSMRISVILAAEANGSGGPALLPRELRVRRRPQAIPLAEREQWARTRLACHGLLMAPDSAAICGEQESGYQDRPPIAWVRLSGVAEVIDHRAATEALVKGIGRGKPYGMGLVRLIGPPDGEVIQA; translated from the coding sequence GTGCCGAAGGCACAGGACGAACCGTGGACCAGCCGGCGCATACATGACGTGAGCATGAGCCTGTTCCCAGACCGGATCCCGGCCCCAAACGCGCGCAGCTACGCAGGTGTTCTGTGCCAAGTAGTTGGGCACAGTCTGTTCGTCCAGTCGACGATCGCCCCGACGAAAGTCCCCAAGGGCTTCCATTTGCGGGGGCCGCGCCGTTGGAATCCATCGCCAGGCAGGTCGATGCGGATCAGCGTCATTCTGGCTGCAGAAGCCAACGGCTCAGGCGGGCCCGCGCTGTTGCCCCGCGAGCTTCGAGTTCGGCGGCGACCACAGGCGATCCCCCTTGCGGAACGAGAGCAATGGGCGCGGACGCGTCTGGCCTGCCATGGCCTGCTCATGGCCCCGGACTCAGCCGCGATCTGCGGCGAACAGGAATCTGGCTATCAGGACCGACCTCCAATTGCATGGGTCCGCCTCTCCGGCGTCGCGGAGGTTATCGATCATCGCGCCGCAACGGAGGCTCTAGTGAAGGGAATTGGTCGGGGAAAGCCATACGGGATGGGGCTAGTCAGGCTCATCGGGCCGCCAGACGGTGAGGTTATCCAGGCATAG